In a single window of the Biomphalaria glabrata chromosome 5, xgBioGlab47.1, whole genome shotgun sequence genome:
- the LOC106072887 gene encoding mesocentin-like isoform X4 codes for MTDNGEPSSPGSKSKMSAEYSLDDRKISEDRGPNKMNDKAAQKPVSKPSGKTVTCNVFLLDGENVEIPLDKNDVGRVLLDKVCTHLDLIERDYFGLTYTDDRGPSHLKYWLNLDKKISKQKKRGAWVFEFALKFYPPDPTHLRESLTRWLVVLQVRRDLLSGRLPCTFNTYALLGSYNVQADIGEFDSTDHGHSWDYIKDMTFAPTQTPELLDKIAELHKLHKGQTPDEAEKNFLDNAKKLAMYGVDLHKAKDSDNNAIMIGVCCSGILVYREKLRINRFVWPKILKLSYKRNHFYIKIRPGELERNETTIMFKLDNHRLAKRLWKTCVEHHAFFRLREAEKPSNNVSFPRFGSKFRYSGRTLYQTRQNAALLDRPPPFFERSQPARNTMPDSARRSQSLDEPLSQINLDGHKRKLSSDNLQRLPYDAPDKKNLEPDSIPLCDEYGKPLFDKPVYNEEGKIIFDEKGKPYDLKDAPQGSGKPLLNEDGKPLFDEKGKPLFFKDGHRVVGKPLYDNDGKPIFDRNNNPLYGKPVFGVPIYDQKGKPVCDEDGNPLYVRPIDGQPICDSRGQPLYDKKGKPLHHKDGIPFFDKSGDHLHGQPVYDKDDNPIYNNDGKGVFDRDGRQFYDDDGKPVLDKSGSPLYLKPAYDRNSKPLSNKNGQPLYGKNVKPLYWEDVYDKDGKPYFGKLYDGEGNVHPILTSLKASDTPDKNAVALLDDIGKPLYHKPVFDPDGRPLYDAKGKSLYPKDSSDNGKPLVGEDGKAILDKDGKPLYYRDGQKVMGLPLFDETGLPVCDKDGKQLYGQPIFGVPTVDKNGSSVYDVDNNPLFSRPLQGEPVRDKDGKPLVGKDGKPLVYNEGRGFYDKKGNPLHGIPLYDKDDLPVYNNDAKPVYDKEGNLFYDEDGNVMADSSGKPLYTKPACDPSQKPLQDKDGKPLFGKNFRPLYWDQVYSKDGKPFDGKLYTPDGKLHPYATDQKAKEVADADFIPIYDAKGKPLFDKPVYKLEGKPLFDDKGKALYPDEKSATAKPLTDDAGKPLLDKKGKPLFYKDGQQVFGKPLYDEHGKGLFDKNGRKLYGKPVYGVPYTEKDGKPAHDSDGNPLFARPHEGEPVLGKDGKQLFDRDGRPLAHQEATPFYDKEGNHLHGKPLLDKDGLPIYNKDGRPVYDKDGKLFYDSEGRPNVEKSGKPLYSKPAFDQDGKPIPNKDGKQTSGKDFRPVYWEDIYDEDGMPFFDVAYSKDGKPHPYTLERTGPKLLKASENIPLYDENGKLLFAKPVYIEEGKPLFDDKGKSLYDKNSPSKALLDEAGKPIKDKHGKPLYFRDGQQVFGKPLYDENGNQLFDSDGKPLYGKPGYGAPLLDKDGKPMLDSDGNPLYERPKDGQPITDRYGNPLYGSDGKPLSHEEALPFYDGDGHHLHGKPLYDKDGLPVYDNDGKPVYNKEGLPFYDKDGKPVVDKSGKPIYSQPAYDQNGKALSRKDGKPLHGKDVRPVYWEQIYNVDGKPFFGKVYSKDGKQHPYTIERSKIGKPVKASENIPLYDENGKLLFAKPVYIEEGKPLFDDKGKSLYDKNSPSKALLDEAGKPIKDKHGKPLYFRDGQQVFGKPLYDENGNQLFDSDGKPLYGKPGYGAPLLDKDGKPMLDSDGNPLYERPKDGQPITDRYGNPLYGSDGKPLSHEEALPFYDGDGHHLHGKPLYDKDGLPVYDNDGKPVYNKEGLPFYDKDGKPVVDKSGKPIYSQPAYDQNGKALSRKDGKPLHGKDVRPVYWEQIYNVDGKPFFGKVYSKDGKQHPYTIERSKIGKPVKASENIPLYDENGKLLFAKPVYIEEGKPLFDDKGKSLYDKNSPSKALLDEAGKPIKDKHGKPLYFRDGQQVFGKPLYDENGNQLFDSDGKPLYGKPGYGAPLLDKDGKPMLDSDGNPLYERPKDGQPITDRYGNPLYGSDGKPLSHEEALPFYDGDGHHLHGKPLYDKDGLPVYDNDGKPVYNKEGLPFYDKDGKPVVDKSGKPIYSQPAYDQNGKALSRKDGKPLHGKDVRPVYWEQIYNVDGKPFFGKVYSKDGKQHPYTIERSKIGKPVKAHLLNAGLGLGKVDRTGVVGDEREIENRNHFMPLPKPVKASKDTLKSNLSFFHPDATSTVARSKVPPPVAPKGNHSLDDSFGYRTERDGVEETRYEHKVVLSNDEEDDYDFDAALVEAIRSVTEFNPDMSVERIECVQQLEDVGK; via the exons ATCTCTGAAGACAGAGGTCCAAATAAAATGAATGACAAGGCAGCACAAAAACCAGTCTCAAAGCCTTCTGGGAAGACAGTCACTTGCAATGTGTTCCTGTTGGATGGTGAAAATGTAGAGATACCTCTTGAT AAAAATGATGTTGGTAGAGTTTTATTGGACAAAGTGTGTACTCATCTGGACCTTATTGAAAGAGATTACTTTGGTCTAACATACACTGATGACAGAGGGCCTTCTCATTTAAAG tactggTTAAACCTAGACaagaaaatttcaaaacaaaagaaac GTGGTGCTTGGGTGTTTGAATTTGCTTTGAAGTTTTACCCACCTGATCCAACACATCTGAGAGAAAGTCTGACAAG ATGGTTGGTAGTTCTTCAGGTCAGAAGGGATTTGCTGAGTGGAAG GTTACCTTGCACTTTTAACACTTATGCCTTATTGGGTTCCTACAATGTCCAAGCAGATATTGGAGAATTTGATTCAACTGATCATGGTCATTCATGGGATTATATAAAGGACATGACTTTTGCTCCAACACAGACTCCAGAACTTTTAGACAAAATAGCAGAGCTTCATAAACTACACAA GGGACAAACACCAGATGAAGCAGAAAAGAACTTCTTGGACAATGCTAAAAAACTGGCAATGTATGGTGTTGACCTGCATAAAGCCAAAGATTCAGATAACAATGCAATCATGATTGGTGTCTGCTGCAGTGGTATTCTCGTTTACAGAGAAAAGCTAAGGATTAATCGTTTTGTCTGGCCCAAAATTCTCAAGTTGTCCTACAAACGTAATCACTTCTATATCAAGATTAGACCTGGAGAG CTGGAAAGAAATGAAACTACCATTATGTTCAAGCTGGACAATCACAGATTAGCAAAACGTTTATGGAAAACCTGTGTTGAACATCATGCATTTTTCAG GTTAAGAGAAGCAGAAAAACCCAGTAACAATGTTTCTTTCCCACgatttggctccaagttccgcTATTCAGGGAGAACATTATATCAGACCAGACAGAATGCTGCACTTCTTGACAGGCCACCACCCTTTTTTGAAAGATCCCAACCAGCTCGCAACACAATGCCCGACTCAGCCAGACGATCTCAAAGTTTGGATGAAC CTCTCTCTCAAATTAATCTTGATGGTCACAAACGTAAACTTAGTAGTGATAACCTTCAAAGGCTTCCATATGATGCTCCAGACAAAAAG AATCTGGAGCCTGATAGTATTCCACTTTGTGATGAGTATGGCAAGCCATTATTTGACAAACCTGTTTATAATGAGGAAggaaaaattatatttgatgAAAAAGGCAAGCCATATGACCTCAAAGATGCTCCCCAAGGAAGTGGAAAACCTTTATTGAATGAAGATGGAAAACCTTTGTTTGATGAAAAGGGCAAACCATTGTTCTTCAAGGATGGCCATAGAGTGGTGGGCAAGCCTTTATATGATAATGATGGCAAGCCAATATTTgacagaaataataatcctcTGTACGGTAAACCAGTCTTTGGTGTTCCGATCTACGATCAAAAAGGAAAACCAGTGTGCGATGAGGATGGTAATCCTTTGTATGTGAGACCTATAGATGGGCAACCAATCTGTGATAGTAGAGGTCAACCCCTGTATGACAAAAAAGGCAAGCCCCTTCACCATAAAGATGGAATACCATTTTTTGACAAAAGTGGAGATCACTTACATGGCCAGCCTGTATATGACAAAGATGATAACCCAATCTACAACAATGATGGCAAGGGTGTTTTTGATAGAGATGGGCGTCAGTTCTATGATGATGATGGCAAGCCTGTCCTGGATAAATCTGGCAGCCCACTGTATTTGAAGCCTGCTTATGACAGAAACAGCAAACCATTGTCAAACAAAAATGGTCAGCCTTTGTATGGCAAAAATGTGAAACCTCTTTACTGGGAAGATGTCTATGATAAGGATGGAAAACCTTACTTTGGAAAATTGTATGATGGAGAGGGAAATGTACATCCCATTTTGACATCATTAAAG GCAAGTGACACTCCAGATAAGAATGCAGTAGCTCTGTTGGATGACATTGGGAAACCTCTGTATCACAAACCAGTGTTTGACCCCGATGGAAGGCCATTATATGATGCAAAAGGAAAATCATTGTATCCTAAAGACAGTAGTGACAATGGAAAACCTTTGGTTGGTGAAGATGGCAAAGCTATTCTTGACAAAGATGGAAAGCCCCTGTACTacagagatggacagaaagttATGGGCTTACCCCTGTTTGATGAGACAGGATTACCTGTTTGTGACAAAGATGGCAAACAGCTGTATGGCCAGCCTATCTTTGGTGTGCCAACTGTGGATAAAAATGGCAGCTCTGTTTACGATGTGGATAACAATCCCCTCTTCTCTAGACCGCTGCAGGGAGAGCCTGTCAGGGACAAAGACGGTAAACCATTGGTAGGAAAAGATGGTAAACCTCTGGTGTACAATGAAGGCAGGGGGTTCTATGATAAGAAGGGTAATCCATTGCATGGCATACCGCTCTATGATAAGGATGACCTTCCTGTGTATAACAATGATGCCAAACCTGTTTATGATAAAGAGGGCAACCTGTTCTATGATGAAGATGGAAATGTTATGGCTGATTCAAGTGGTAAGCCTTTATATACAAAGCCAGCCTGTGATCCTTCTCAAAAGCCACTGCAAGACAAAGATGGCAAACCATTGTTTGGCAAAAACTTCAGACCTTTGTATTGGGATCAAGTGTATAGCAAAGATGGAAAACCATTTGATGGAAAGCTGTACACACCTGATGGCAAATTACATCCCTATGCAACAGACCAAAAG gctaAAGAAGTTGCAGATGCTGATTTTATTCCAATTTATGATGCCAAGGGCAAGCCATTGTTTGATAAGCCAGTTTATAAGCTTGAGGGTAAACCTTTATTTGATGATAAAGGCAAAGCTTTGTACCCAGATGAAAAATCAGCAACGGCTAAACCTTTGACAGATGATGCTGGCAAACCTCTACTGGACAAAAAAGGCAAGCCTTTATTTTACAAAGATGGTCAACAAGTGTTTGGAAAGCCACTTTATGATGAACATGGGAAAGGACTATTTGATAAAAATGGTAGGAAACTCTATGGAAAGCCAGTTTATGGTGTTCCCTACACTGAAAAGGATGGTAAACCAGCCCATGATTCTGATGGCAACCCATTGTTTGCTAGGCCTCATGAAGGTGAACCAGTGTTAGGTAAAGATGGAAAACAACTGTTTGACAGAGATGGAAGGCCACTGGCTCATCAAGAAGCGACACCATTTTACGACAAAGAAGGCAATCATTTACATGGTAAACCATTACTAGACAAAGATGGTCTGCCCATATACAACAAAGATGGCAGGCCTGTTTATGATAAAGATGGTAAACTGTTTTATGACTCTGAGGGCAGGCCTAATGTTGAGAAGAGTGGTAAACCTTTGTACAGTAAGCCTGCCTTTGACCAAGATGGTAAACCCATCCCGAACAAAGATGGGAAACAGACAAGTGGTAAAGACTTCAGACCTGTTTACTGGGAAGATATCTACGATGAAGATGGCATGCCCTTCTTTGATGTTGCCTATAGTAAAGATGGTAAACCTCACCCCTACACATTGGAGAGAACAGGTCCAAAACTCCTTAAG GCCAGTGAGAACATTCCTTTATATGATGAAAATGGCAAACTTTTGTTTGCTAAGCCTGTTTACATTGAAGAAGGAAAACCACTGTTTGATGACAAGGGCAAGTCCCTGTATGACAAAAATAGTCCTAGTAAGGCCCTTCTGGACGAAGCTGGCAAGCCAATCAAGGATAAACATGGAAAGCCATTGTACTTTAGAGATGGGCAACAAGTATTTGGAAAACCATTGTATGATGAGAATGGGAATCAACTCTTTGACAGTGATGGCAAACCTCTTTATGGAAAGCCTGGTTATGGAGCTCCTTTATTGGATAAAGATGGAAAACCTATGCTTGATTCTGATGGTAATCCATTGTATGAGAGACCCAAAGATGGTCAACCAATTACTGACAGATATGGCAATCCACTGTATGGTAGTGATGGTAAACCATTGTCTCATGAAGAGGCCTTGCCATTCTATGATGGTGATGGGCACCACTTACATGGCAAACCATTGTATGACAAAGATGGCTTACCTGTATATGATAATGATGGCAAACCAGTTTACAACAAGGAAGGTTTACCCTTTTATGACAAAGATGGCAAGCCAGTTGTGGACAAGAGTGGCAAACCTATCTACAGCCAACCAGCCTATGACCAAAATGGTAAAGCACTGAGTAGAAAAGATGGTAAACCTTTGCATGGCAAGGATGTCAGACCTGTGTATTGGGAACAGATTTATAATGTTGATGGCAAACCATTCTTTGGGAAAGTATATAGCAAAGATGGGAAACAGCATCCATACACTATTGAAAGAAGCAAGATTGGCAAACCTGTCAAG GCCAGTGAGAACATTCCTTTATATGATGAAAATGGCAAACTTTTGTTTGCAAAGCCTGTTTACATTGAAGAAGGAAAACCACTGTTTGATGACAAGGGCAAGTCCCTGTATGACAAAAATAGTCCCAGTAAGGCCCTTCTGGATGAAGCTGGCAAGCCAATCAAGGATAAACATGGAAAGCCATTGTACTTTAGAGATGGGCAACAAGTATTTGGAAAACCATTGTATGATGAGAATGGGAATCAACTCTTTGACAGTGATGGCAAACCTCTTTATGGAAAGCCTGGTTATGGAGCTCCTTTATTGGATAAAGATGGAAAACCTATGCTTGATTCTGATGGTAATCCATTGTATGAGAGACCCAAAGATGGTCAACCAATTACTGACAGATATGGCAATCCACTGTATGGTAGTGATGGTAAACCATTGTCTCATGAAGAGGCCTTGCCATTCTATGATGGTGATGGGCACCACTTACATGGCAAACCATTGTATGACAAAGATGGCTTACCTGTATATGATAATGATGGCAAACCAGTTTACAACAAGGAAGGTTTACCCTTTTATGACAAAGATGGCAAGCCAGTTGTGGACAAGAGTGGCAAACCTATCTATAGCCAACCAGCCTATGACCAAAATGGTAAAGCACTGAGTAGAAAAGATGGTAAACCTTTGCATGGCAAGGATGTCAGACCTGTGTATTGGGAACAGATTTATAATGTTGATGGCAAACCATTCTTTGGGAAAGTATATAGCAAAGATGGGAAACAGCATCCATACACTATTGAAAGAAGCAAGATTGGCAAACCTGTCAAG GCCAGTGAGAACATTCCTTTATATGATGAAAATGGCAAACTTTTGTTTGCAAAGCCTGTTTACATTGAAGAAGGAAAACCACTGTTTGATGACAAGGGCAAGTCACTGTATGACAAAAATAGTCCCAGTAAGGCCCTTCTGGATGAAGCTGGCAAGCCAATCAAGGATAAACATGGAAAGCCATTGTACTTTAGAGATGGGCAACAAGTATTTGGAAAACCATTGTATGATGAAAATGGGAATCAACTCTTTGACAGTGATGGCAAACCTCTTTATGGAAAGCCTGGTTATGGAGCACCTTTATTGGATAAAGATGGAAAACCTATGCTTGATTCTGATGGTAATCCATTGTATGAGAGACCCAAAGATGGTCAACCAATTACTGACAGATATGGCAATCCACTGTATGGTAGTGATGGTAAACCATTGTCTCATGAAGAGGCCTTGCCATTCTATGATGGTGATGGGCACCACTTACATGGCAAACCATTGTATGACAAAGATGGCTTACCTGTATATGATAATGATGGCAAACCAGTTTACAACAAGGAAGGTTTACCCTTTTATGACAAAGATGGCAAGCCAGTTGTGGACAAGAGTGGCAAACCTATCTACAGCCAACCAGCCTATGACCAAAATGGTAAAGCACTGAGTAGAAAAGATGGTAAACCTTTGCATGGCAAGGATGTCAGACCTGTGTATTGGGAACAGATTTATAATGTTGATGGCAAACCATTCTTTGGGAAAGTATATAGCAAAGATGGGAAACAGCATCCATACACTATTGAAAGAAGCAAGATTGGCAAACCTGTCAAG GCTCATCTTTTGAATGCTGGTCTTGGTTTGGGCAAAGTGGATAGGACTGGAGTAGTTGGAGatgaaagagagattgagaataGGAATCATTTCATGCCTCTACCCAAACCTGTCAAG GCATCAAAAGATACCCTGAAATCCAATTTGTCATTTTTTCATCCTGATGCTACAAGTACAGTTGCTAGGAGCAAGGTGCCTCCACCTGTGGCGCCTAAAGGAAATCACAGTTTAGATGATAGTTTCGGT TACAGAACAGAGAGAGATGGCGTTGAAGAGACAAGATATGAGCATAAAGTGGTCTTGTCAAATGATGAAGAGGATGATTATGATTTTGATGCT GCCTTAGTAGAAGCTATCCGTTCAGTGACAGAATTCAACCCAGACATGTCTGTAGAGAGAATAGAATGTGTTCAACAACTGGAAGATGTTGGGAAATAA